In one window of Reinekea forsetii DNA:
- a CDS encoding DUF58 domain-containing protein, translated as MHRRLGLWLERRLPLQRSVTLNQARIFIVPTLQGGILLLVALLILLLAINFDSALNYALGFWLIAMLWASVHLTYRNLSGLCISGQVGSLVEVGQMAEISLLLSAPRNQNRGPFEVIHKQWGVVSVAMNGPSVTVRLPLLARARGPITAPRFRIESRFPFGLIVAWSNLKIDVQAWAYPLAVQYDRQLAGGGHEAEQNPPNDPFYRAGSEDFHSLRPYVAGDAIHRLHWASFSRDQLVVKAFTDYQSGNDVLDWDQFPGLADEARLSALAYHSQLMTEQHQAYELRLPGTVVCADQGPEQLARVRRALAQFGYD; from the coding sequence ATGCACCGCAGGTTAGGGCTATGGCTGGAGCGCCGCCTGCCCCTGCAACGCTCGGTGACGCTCAATCAAGCGCGCATCTTTATTGTCCCAACCCTTCAGGGCGGTATCCTGCTGCTAGTGGCTCTATTGATTTTACTGTTGGCGATTAATTTTGACAGCGCATTGAACTACGCCCTGGGCTTCTGGCTGATTGCCATGTTGTGGGCCAGTGTTCATCTGACCTATCGCAATCTTAGTGGTCTGTGCATCAGTGGCCAGGTCGGCTCGCTGGTGGAGGTTGGTCAGATGGCCGAGATCAGCCTGTTACTGAGCGCACCGCGTAATCAAAATCGAGGCCCATTCGAAGTGATTCATAAGCAGTGGGGGGTGGTATCGGTGGCCATGAACGGGCCATCGGTGACGGTGCGACTGCCCTTGCTGGCGCGGGCGCGCGGCCCGATAACAGCGCCCCGGTTCCGCATCGAGAGTCGCTTTCCCTTCGGCCTGATCGTGGCCTGGTCTAACCTGAAAATCGATGTCCAAGCCTGGGCTTATCCTCTAGCCGTGCAATACGACCGGCAACTGGCCGGGGGTGGGCACGAAGCCGAGCAGAACCCGCCTAACGACCCATTTTACCGCGCTGGCAGCGAAGATTTTCACAGTTTACGGCCCTATGTCGCCGGCGATGCCATCCATCGGTTGCACTGGGCGAGCTTTTCACGCGATCAGCTGGTGGTCAAGGCTTTTACCGACTATCAATCGGGCAATGACGTTCTCGATTGGGATCAGTTCCCCGGATTAGCGGACGAAGCGCGGCTCTCGGCGCTGGCCTATCATAGCCAGCTGATGACTGAGCAACATCAGGCCTATGAGCTGCGCTTGCCGGGCACGGTGGTGTGCGCCGACCAGGGCCCGGAACAGCTCGCGCGGGTGCGTCGAGCCTTGGCGCAATTCGGTTATGACTGA
- the pyrB gene encoding aspartate carbamoyltransferase, with the protein MANPLYRKDIVSISDLSRTDLELIVQLAGIFKAQGPGPYLANKVIASCFFEPSTRTRLSFETAVQRLQGALIGFSDSSHTSTKKGETLTDSIQMMSAYADAIIMRHPKEGSARLAAEVANVPVINGGDGANQHPSQTLLDLFSIAECQGQLSNLSVAFVGDLKYGRTVHSLAQALTWFNPTFYFVAPEVLKMPSYIEQSLIEKGVSFRYVETLEEAVSKVDILYMTRVQKERFDPTEYMHIASQYVLRAEMLAHAKPNMKVLHPLPRIDEIHPDVDASPFAYYFQQAENGVYAREALLALVLNETIKELNDA; encoded by the coding sequence ATGGCCAACCCTCTTTATCGCAAAGATATAGTCTCAATCAGCGATCTCAGTCGCACCGATTTGGAACTGATTGTCCAACTGGCCGGCATCTTCAAGGCACAGGGCCCGGGGCCCTATTTGGCCAATAAGGTCATCGCCAGCTGTTTCTTTGAACCGTCAACCCGAACCCGACTCTCGTTCGAGACTGCGGTGCAACGATTACAGGGCGCCCTAATCGGTTTCTCGGACAGCTCTCATACCTCCACCAAAAAGGGCGAAACCCTTACCGACAGCATCCAGATGATGTCCGCTTATGCCGATGCCATTATTATGCGCCACCCGAAAGAGGGTTCCGCGCGCTTGGCGGCCGAGGTGGCCAACGTGCCGGTGATCAATGGCGGTGATGGGGCCAATCAACATCCCTCCCAAACCTTGCTCGATCTATTCTCGATCGCCGAATGCCAAGGCCAGCTGAGTAACCTGTCGGTCGCCTTCGTCGGGGATTTGAAATACGGTCGAACCGTGCATTCCTTGGCGCAAGCCTTGACCTGGTTTAACCCGACTTTCTACTTTGTCGCCCCGGAAGTGCTTAAGATGCCGTCCTATATCGAGCAGAGCCTGATCGAAAAGGGGGTGTCGTTCCGCTATGTCGAGACGCTTGAAGAAGCCGTGAGCAAGGTCGATATCCTCTATATGACTCGCGTGCAAAAAGAGCGCTTCGATCCTACTGAATATATGCATATCGCCTCCCAGTATGTGCTCCGGGCCGAGATGCTGGCGCACGCCAAACCCAATATGAAGGTGCTGCACCCCTTGCCGCGCATCGATGAAATTCATCCGGACGTCGATGCGTCGCCGTTCGCCTACTACTTTCAACAGGCCGAAAACGGTGTCTACGCCCGCGAAGCGCTGCTCGCCTTGGTGCTCAATGAAACCATTAAGGAATTGAACGATGCGTGA
- the pyrI gene encoding aspartate carbamoyltransferase regulatory subunit, whose protein sequence is MRETMAVEAIETGTVIDHIPAGQGLNILARIQARNGQARVTVGLNLPSKGSGQKDIIKVEGWLFSEQDAAEMALYAPDATVNIIEGYRVVTKFQIGLPAAFVGIFACPNSNCISHSEPVSSRFYVSSNPNQVQLRCHFCERTFSDSLFKH, encoded by the coding sequence ATGCGTGAAACCATGGCCGTCGAGGCAATTGAAACCGGCACCGTGATCGACCATATACCGGCCGGGCAGGGGCTCAATATCCTGGCGCGCATTCAAGCGCGCAATGGTCAGGCTCGGGTCACCGTCGGTTTGAACTTGCCGTCCAAGGGCAGTGGCCAAAAGGACATCATCAAGGTTGAGGGTTGGTTGTTTTCGGAGCAGGACGCGGCCGAGATGGCACTCTATGCCCCTGATGCGACGGTGAATATTATCGAAGGTTACCGAGTGGTGACCAAATTTCAGATCGGCTTGCCGGCCGCCTTTGTCGGCATCTTTGCCTGCCCCAATTCCAACTGCATTTCCCATTCTGAACCGGTCTCGAGCCGTTTTTATGTTAGCTCCAATCCTAATCAGGTACAGCTGCGTTGCCATTTTTGCGAGCGTACTTTTTCCGACTCGCTATTCAAGCATTAG
- the gltX gene encoding glutamate--tRNA ligase: MTKIRTRIAPSPTGDPHVGTAYIALFNTVFAKSQGGEFILRIEDTDQVRSTPESEQAILDSLKWLGLNWSEGPDIGGPFGPYRQSDRKDIYQRYSQQLLEQKHAFHCFCSSERLDTLREAQRLAGDDIGYDGHCRHLSETDVAAKLAAGESHVVRMVVPEEGTCIIKDLLRGDVEIEWQQVDMQVLMKSDGLPTYHLASVVDDHLMEISHIMRGEEWISSTPKQLALYQYFGWQPPIYAHLPLLRNTDKSKLSKRKNPTSITYYREMGILPEVLVNFLGMMGWTMPNGEEIFSLDAMVQAFDINRMSLGGPVFDLDKLNWLNGKYIREHHTPAQLLQRLVDWKFNETFATQLMPLVQARADTLADIAPLLMFFFQGNPAISEASFADLKTENEELMQLLQWVLWKLEARQDWTKAGIFADIKAVAEQREQKLKDVNAPIFIAITGSAASVSVMDAMALLGPDMTRGRLRHAIGVLGGLGKKKLKSLERQYQQLNKTGGQ, translated from the coding sequence ATGACCAAAATTCGCACCCGTATTGCGCCTTCACCGACCGGCGACCCGCATGTGGGCACGGCCTATATCGCCCTTTTTAATACCGTATTTGCCAAAAGCCAGGGCGGGGAATTCATCCTGCGGATCGAAGACACCGATCAGGTGCGCTCGACCCCGGAGTCTGAGCAAGCGATTCTAGATAGCCTGAAGTGGCTCGGTCTGAACTGGTCCGAAGGTCCGGACATCGGCGGTCCCTTTGGTCCGTATCGCCAATCCGATCGCAAGGATATTTATCAGCGCTACAGCCAGCAATTGCTTGAGCAGAAGCACGCCTTTCACTGTTTCTGCAGTTCAGAGCGCTTAGACACCTTGCGTGAGGCGCAGCGTTTGGCCGGAGACGATATTGGCTATGACGGTCACTGTCGTCATCTGAGTGAGACCGACGTTGCCGCTAAATTGGCTGCCGGTGAGAGTCATGTGGTGCGCATGGTCGTGCCCGAGGAAGGCACCTGCATTATTAAGGATCTATTGCGCGGCGACGTTGAGATCGAATGGCAGCAGGTTGATATGCAGGTCTTGATGAAGTCCGACGGCCTACCAACCTATCACTTGGCCAGTGTTGTCGATGACCATCTGATGGAAATCAGTCACATCATGCGCGGCGAAGAATGGATCTCCTCAACGCCGAAGCAGTTGGCCCTGTATCAGTATTTCGGTTGGCAGCCGCCGATCTATGCCCACTTGCCGTTGCTCCGCAACACCGATAAGTCGAAGTTGAGCAAGCGTAAGAACCCAACGTCGATTACCTACTATCGTGAAATGGGCATTCTGCCTGAGGTTCTGGTGAACTTTCTCGGCATGATGGGTTGGACTATGCCCAATGGCGAAGAGATCTTCAGTCTGGATGCCATGGTGCAGGCGTTTGATATCAATCGAATGTCACTCGGTGGTCCGGTCTTCGATCTGGACAAGCTCAATTGGCTCAATGGCAAGTACATTCGCGAGCATCACACGCCAGCCCAGTTGCTGCAGCGCCTAGTCGATTGGAAATTCAATGAGACCTTTGCCACCCAGTTGATGCCGCTGGTGCAGGCCCGCGCCGACACGCTGGCCGATATAGCGCCGCTGTTGATGTTTTTCTTTCAGGGCAACCCGGCCATCAGCGAGGCCAGCTTCGCCGATTTGAAAACCGAAAACGAAGAGCTGATGCAACTGCTGCAATGGGTGCTGTGGAAGCTGGAGGCACGCCAAGACTGGACTAAGGCGGGTATCTTTGCCGATATCAAGGCCGTCGCCGAACAGCGCGAGCAAAAGCTCAAAGATGTGAACGCGCCGATCTTTATCGCCATTACCGGTTCGGCCGCCTCAGTTTCGGTCATGGACGCCATGGCCTTGTTGGGCCCGGATATGACCCGAGGTCGGCTGCGCCACGCCATAGGGGTGCTGGGTGGGCTGGGTAAGAAAAAACTCAAATCCCTGGAGCGCCAGTATCAGCAATTGAACAAAACCGGCGGCCAATAG
- the pheT gene encoding phenylalanine--tRNA ligase subunit beta: MKVSEKWLRSWVNPSVSAQELMDQVTMAGLEVEGFEPVAEAFSGVIVAEIISCERHPNADKLQVCTVSTGSENVQVVCGAPNARAGLKVGFAQVGAVLPGNLNIGQAKLRDVDSFGMLCSEKELGLSAAHEGILELPADAPVGQDIRTYYELDDIAIEVDLTPNRADCLSLRGLAREVGVLNDLPMHAPDLAAVPVQHQDLFDVTIEDGKGCPRYVGRVLHQVDISAATPIWMVERLRRSGIRSIDAVVDVTNYVMLELGQPMHGFDLQQLNEKIVVRKARADEKLVLLDGQEIALDPSILVIADAAGPLAMAGIMGGVHSGVSATTTSVFLESAFFAPIELAGKARAKGLHTDSSHRFERGVDSRLQEAAIERASALLASICGAQAGPLIVKEQAEYIPKRAVIDLYSSVVTSSLGMSIDDLRIKQILVGLGFTLLTEAEGHWQVQAPSWRFDMAIQADLIEELARIVGYDNLPVTAPKVAMKPQGPAEQATPVAALVDRMVSLGYQEAITFSFVEPGVQELMFPNLNSLKLANPISADLSAMRVSLWPGLLKAVQHNLNRQQEQVRLFETGQRFRVENKGLEQVDMLAGVITGSRAAKGWYENGESVDFYDLKGDVEQLLGHIKGVEFEIVNGTNSALHPGQCARIERNGKLVGHLGALHPNLAKSFGFKQNVYLFEVRLDRTLPALLPKFRPLSKQPASTRDLAVVIDEEVSVSAVLDTVREMAGDDLVSLNLFDIYRGKGIDSKRKSIAMGLTWQHSSRTLTDDEINRFMDLIINTLQTRLDAVLRG, translated from the coding sequence ATGAAAGTGAGTGAAAAGTGGCTGCGTAGCTGGGTGAATCCATCCGTTAGCGCCCAAGAATTAATGGACCAGGTCACCATGGCCGGTCTGGAAGTGGAAGGCTTTGAGCCCGTTGCTGAAGCCTTCAGTGGTGTGATCGTCGCCGAAATCATCAGCTGCGAGCGCCATCCCAATGCCGACAAGCTGCAAGTCTGTACCGTGTCCACCGGCAGCGAGAATGTTCAGGTGGTCTGCGGCGCACCCAATGCCCGGGCAGGCCTAAAAGTTGGCTTCGCTCAGGTCGGTGCGGTGTTGCCTGGCAACCTCAATATCGGACAGGCCAAGCTGCGCGATGTCGACAGCTTCGGCATGTTGTGCAGCGAGAAGGAACTGGGCTTATCGGCCGCACACGAGGGTATTCTCGAACTGCCGGCCGATGCGCCGGTCGGTCAGGATATTCGCACTTACTACGAGCTAGACGACATCGCCATCGAAGTCGATCTGACCCCCAACCGGGCCGATTGCTTGAGTCTGCGCGGATTGGCGCGCGAGGTGGGGGTGCTCAACGATTTGCCGATGCACGCGCCCGATCTGGCCGCCGTCCCGGTGCAGCATCAAGATCTGTTTGACGTCACCATTGAAGATGGCAAGGGTTGCCCACGCTATGTTGGCCGTGTCCTACATCAGGTCGATATCAGTGCCGCCACACCGATCTGGATGGTGGAACGGCTGCGCCGCAGTGGTATTCGCTCGATCGATGCCGTGGTCGATGTTACCAACTATGTGATGTTGGAACTCGGTCAGCCGATGCATGGCTTCGATTTACAGCAATTGAACGAAAAAATCGTCGTGCGCAAGGCGCGTGCCGATGAAAAACTGGTCTTGCTGGACGGGCAGGAGATCGCACTGGATCCCTCCATCCTGGTGATCGCCGATGCCGCCGGCCCGCTCGCGATGGCCGGTATTATGGGCGGTGTTCATAGCGGCGTGTCCGCCACGACCACCTCGGTGTTTCTGGAAAGCGCCTTTTTTGCGCCCATTGAGCTGGCCGGTAAGGCCCGTGCCAAGGGTCTGCACACCGATTCCAGCCACCGCTTCGAACGCGGTGTCGACAGCCGTTTGCAAGAAGCCGCCATCGAGCGAGCCAGTGCACTGTTGGCCAGCATCTGTGGCGCCCAGGCCGGTCCGCTGATCGTCAAGGAGCAGGCTGAGTATATTCCCAAGCGGGCCGTGATCGACCTCTATTCAAGCGTGGTCACCAGCAGTCTGGGGATGTCGATCGATGATCTGCGCATCAAACAAATTCTAGTCGGTCTGGGCTTTACCCTGCTAACCGAAGCCGAAGGCCATTGGCAGGTTCAGGCGCCCAGCTGGCGTTTCGATATGGCCATACAGGCCGATTTGATCGAAGAGCTTGCCCGCATCGTCGGTTACGACAACCTGCCGGTAACCGCCCCAAAAGTGGCCATGAAGCCCCAAGGTCCGGCCGAGCAGGCGACACCGGTGGCGGCATTAGTCGATCGTATGGTGTCTCTGGGTTACCAAGAAGCCATCACCTTCAGCTTTGTGGAACCCGGCGTCCAGGAACTGATGTTTCCCAATCTCAACAGCTTGAAATTGGCCAACCCGATATCGGCTGACCTGTCCGCCATGCGGGTATCGCTCTGGCCGGGTTTGTTAAAGGCCGTGCAGCACAACCTGAATCGCCAGCAAGAGCAGGTGCGCCTGTTTGAGACCGGTCAGCGCTTTCGCGTGGAAAATAAGGGTCTGGAGCAAGTCGATATGTTAGCCGGGGTCATTACCGGCTCGCGTGCCGCCAAGGGCTGGTATGAAAACGGTGAGAGTGTCGACTTTTACGACCTGAAAGGCGATGTCGAGCAGCTCTTAGGCCATATCAAGGGTGTCGAGTTTGAGATTGTTAACGGCACCAACAGCGCGCTGCACCCGGGCCAATGTGCTCGAATCGAACGCAACGGCAAGCTGGTGGGCCATTTGGGCGCCTTACACCCGAACTTGGCGAAAAGTTTCGGCTTTAAGCAAAACGTATATCTGTTTGAGGTTCGGTTAGATCGCACCTTGCCGGCGCTCTTGCCGAAGTTCCGCCCCCTGTCGAAGCAGCCTGCGAGTACGCGAGATTTGGCGGTAGTAATTGACGAAGAGGTGTCGGTCAGTGCCGTCTTGGATACGGTGCGTGAGATGGCCGGTGACGATTTGGTGAGTCTAAATCTGTTCGATATCTACCGCGGCAAAGGAATCGATTCAAAAAGAAAAAGTATTGCGATGGGCTTGACCTGGCAGCATTCCTCACGCACTCTGACTGATGACGAAATTAATCGCTTCATGGATTTGATCATTAACACCCTACAAACGCGCCTAGATGCGGTTTTGCGGGGCTAA
- a CDS encoding GGDEF domain-containing response regulator has translation MSDKQQQLLQLKDHFARRVYEEARHVVNSWGQLAEVHWQEVWFNEFTLAATKLVGLAERHGFMPLAEASGQLVAVLAAAEAHITPSSDVLEQLNTAIGQIATACSRANDNMALKQVSAGRKPVYLCFNGSAQATLLKEQLASFGIPAHCFANQVDLNEAILYRLPAAMVVDTDFGDQGVALVSTLQMDLRAPIPVIFYCQQTPSLAIRLAVVRANGIALYVGQMDVDILIEQLIGVYSLRSEPPFRVLVVDDSRAQAMYAERTLNYAGLFTRNVNDPFEVLEVIESFNPDAILMDIYMPGCMGPELAQVIRQQDKYDSIPILYLSAESDIDKQLDAVGRGGDDFLTKPVPKTVLIATVLNRCRRHRGLRAQMIRDSLTGLVDHNHTLDTLAKLIGQNLEAALPLTFVMIDLDRFKQVNDSYGHAMGDRVIRALALYLKQRFRLTDVIGRYGGEEFALILPDTDEATAALLLDEVRSGFEKLTHHQGPVEINVTFSAGVATWTPGEDASALAHRADLALYQAKANGRNRIALASELPH, from the coding sequence ATGAGTGATAAACAGCAGCAGTTGCTTCAGCTTAAAGATCATTTTGCCCGACGGGTCTATGAGGAGGCCCGACATGTTGTGAACAGTTGGGGGCAACTGGCCGAGGTGCATTGGCAGGAAGTCTGGTTCAACGAATTCACCCTGGCGGCGACCAAATTGGTCGGGTTGGCCGAGCGGCACGGCTTTATGCCATTGGCGGAGGCTTCTGGTCAACTCGTTGCGGTGTTGGCCGCAGCGGAGGCCCATATCACGCCATCGAGCGATGTGCTCGAACAGCTCAATACCGCCATCGGTCAGATCGCCACGGCCTGTTCGCGTGCCAATGACAACATGGCCCTGAAGCAGGTCTCGGCCGGTCGCAAGCCGGTGTATCTGTGCTTTAACGGCAGCGCTCAGGCGACCCTGCTCAAAGAGCAGCTGGCATCCTTTGGCATCCCGGCGCACTGTTTCGCCAATCAGGTCGATCTAAACGAGGCCATCCTCTATCGATTGCCGGCCGCTATGGTCGTGGACACCGACTTCGGCGACCAGGGCGTCGCATTGGTGTCGACGCTGCAGATGGACCTGCGCGCTCCGATCCCGGTGATCTTCTATTGCCAACAGACCCCCTCGTTGGCCATACGTCTAGCCGTAGTGCGTGCCAATGGCATTGCCCTCTATGTCGGCCAGATGGATGTGGATATTTTGATCGAGCAACTGATCGGTGTCTATTCGTTGCGCTCCGAGCCACCGTTTCGGGTTTTGGTGGTGGATGACTCGCGCGCCCAGGCCATGTACGCCGAACGCACACTAAACTACGCCGGCCTGTTTACCCGCAATGTTAACGACCCGTTCGAAGTGCTGGAGGTTATTGAAAGCTTCAATCCCGATGCCATCCTGATGGACATCTATATGCCCGGCTGTATGGGGCCGGAACTGGCGCAAGTGATTCGCCAGCAGGATAAATACGACTCGATCCCGATCCTCTATTTATCGGCCGAATCCGATATCGACAAACAGCTCGATGCCGTCGGCCGAGGTGGGGATGATTTTCTCACCAAGCCGGTGCCGAAAACGGTGCTGATTGCCACCGTACTCAACCGATGTCGGCGGCATCGGGGCCTGCGCGCGCAGATGATCCGAGACAGCTTGACCGGCCTAGTGGACCACAACCATACCCTCGACACCCTGGCCAAGCTGATTGGCCAAAACCTCGAGGCTGCCTTGCCGCTGACCTTTGTGATGATCGATCTCGATCGCTTTAAGCAGGTTAACGACAGCTATGGGCATGCCATGGGCGATCGGGTTATTCGCGCGCTGGCGCTCTATCTAAAGCAACGTTTCCGGCTCACAGATGTGATTGGTCGTTACGGCGGTGAGGAATTCGCGCTGATCTTACCCGATACCGATGAGGCCACGGCGGCCCTGTTGTTAGATGAGGTGCGCAGCGGCTTTGAGAAGCTGACTCATCATCAGGGCCCTGTTGAAATCAATGTCACCTTCAGTGCTGGGGTGGCCACCTGGACGCCGGGCGAAGATGCCTCGGCCTTAGCGCATCGTGCCGATTTGGCGCTGTATCAGGCCAAAGCCAATGGTCGCAATCGTATTGCGCTGGCCAGTGAACTGCCGCATTAA
- a CDS encoding transglutaminase family protein encodes MTDSTYIPPHLRALHQAGLKYLLLVQLMTLLAFLPYLPGWFFALFLVVGLWRWRVLHGQMRKPPAMVLWAAVLMGLGALMASGLNRYSLDSAVALCLLGYLLKSLEVLRRRDGIFQIYLGYFLAGVLLLYRFDPIAALIVSLLLFFNTLALQAVTAGGHYNARYGLTQSSLILLAALPIMVAGYLFFPRLPPLWQIPNDQRGAQTGMTDEISPGSVERLAQSVAPVFRVAFDTPLPARNQWYWRGNTLSVFDGRSWQAEYRSANPFAWPSQAKLPSGVGPASRYSVLMENSGQRWLYFLDWPSAIEAGKGVILPDARAASRTPITSLLRYRASSHRTVNWPDQSGLIASNVLLPEQGNEPLRQWAQTQRAQYASDGDFIDGLMHHIRTEGFFYTLQPPAYPGDQSLADFWLTGRRGFCSHYASAVGYILRSVGIPTRLVGGYLGGTYNPTGDYVQVRQMEAHVWLEVWLGQGWQRIDPTAAVAPDRIEMNLDTLFRRSQPGDLPLLSRMGSLSLLNGLSLYWDSMLYQWQVLILDYDNSVAKAWFESAFGRFSPLKLAIAILSLMALVGFALAWGLGMVTWPTRQREPYRSLARIERWYGARADAETVQTYFQRLAAQHPSHSALWVLADLIEGSLYRHAEPIAAREFRAARHRLVKQRRRRSL; translated from the coding sequence ATGACTGATAGCACCTATATCCCGCCGCATCTGCGGGCCCTGCACCAGGCCGGCCTGAAGTACCTGCTGCTGGTGCAATTGATGACCCTATTGGCCTTTCTTCCCTATTTGCCCGGTTGGTTTTTCGCGCTGTTTCTCGTGGTCGGCCTCTGGCGTTGGCGGGTGCTGCACGGTCAAATGCGTAAGCCACCGGCCATGGTCCTCTGGGCGGCTGTGTTGATGGGGCTCGGGGCCTTGATGGCCTCTGGTTTGAATCGCTACTCGCTGGACAGTGCTGTCGCCCTCTGTCTGTTGGGTTATCTGCTAAAATCGCTCGAGGTGCTGCGCCGCCGTGATGGTATTTTTCAGATCTACTTGGGCTATTTCTTGGCCGGTGTCTTGCTGCTCTATCGATTCGATCCGATAGCGGCCCTGATCGTTAGCCTACTGTTGTTTTTTAATACCCTAGCCTTGCAGGCCGTTACCGCGGGCGGACACTATAACGCTCGGTATGGACTGACCCAATCGAGTCTTATCTTGCTTGCTGCGCTGCCCATTATGGTGGCCGGCTATCTGTTTTTTCCGCGCCTGCCGCCGCTCTGGCAGATCCCCAATGATCAGCGCGGGGCGCAGACCGGTATGACCGATGAGATCAGTCCCGGCTCGGTGGAGCGCTTGGCGCAGTCGGTCGCGCCGGTCTTTCGGGTTGCCTTCGATACGCCCTTACCGGCCCGCAATCAGTGGTATTGGCGCGGCAACACCCTGAGCGTCTTTGACGGTCGGTCTTGGCAAGCCGAATACCGCAGCGCTAACCCTTTTGCCTGGCCGTCGCAGGCGAAGTTACCCAGCGGAGTGGGGCCCGCGTCGCGTTATTCGGTGCTGATGGAAAACAGCGGCCAACGTTGGCTGTATTTTTTGGACTGGCCGAGCGCCATCGAGGCCGGCAAGGGCGTTATTTTGCCCGATGCGCGCGCCGCCAGCCGTACGCCGATCACTAGTCTGCTGCGTTATCGCGCGAGCAGTCACCGTACCGTCAACTGGCCCGATCAAAGCGGATTGATCGCGTCCAATGTGCTATTGCCGGAGCAGGGCAACGAGCCTTTGCGCCAATGGGCTCAGACCCAGCGCGCGCAATACGCCAGTGACGGCGACTTTATCGATGGCCTAATGCACCATATTCGAACCGAAGGTTTTTTCTACACCCTGCAGCCGCCGGCCTATCCGGGCGACCAAAGTCTGGCCGATTTTTGGCTCACCGGCCGCCGGGGTTTCTGCTCGCACTACGCCAGCGCGGTGGGCTATATTTTGCGCTCGGTCGGCATTCCCACCCGCCTAGTGGGCGGCTATCTAGGCGGCACCTACAACCCGACCGGGGATTATGTGCAAGTGCGCCAGATGGAGGCGCATGTTTGGCTTGAGGTCTGGCTCGGTCAAGGCTGGCAGCGTATCGACCCCACGGCGGCGGTAGCCCCCGATCGGATCGAGATGAACTTGGATACCCTGTTTCGCCGCTCCCAGCCCGGCGATCTGCCACTGTTGTCCCGAATGGGGTCGCTCAGCCTGTTAAATGGGCTGAGTCTTTACTGGGACTCGATGTTATATCAATGGCAGGTGTTGATTCTGGATTACGACAACAGCGTGGCCAAGGCTTGGTTCGAGTCGGCCTTTGGGCGCTTTTCACCCCTGAAGCTGGCCATCGCCATCCTCAGTTTGATGGCCCTAGTCGGCTTCGCGCTGGCCTGGGGTTTGGGCATGGTGACCTGGCCCACCCGCCAACGAGAACCCTACCGCAGCTTGGCGCGCATCGAACGTTGGTACGGTGCCCGCGCCGATGCGGAAACGGTGCAGACCTATTTTCAGCGTTTGGCGGCGCAGCACCCGAGCCACAGCGCGTTGTGGGTGCTGGCCGACCTTATTGAGGGTTCGCTCTATCGCCATGCCGAGCCGATCGCCGCGCGCGAATTCCGCGCCGCTCGACATCGCCTCGTCAAACAGCGCCGACGACGCAGCCTTTAG
- the pheS gene encoding phenylalanine--tRNA ligase subunit alpha codes for MDTLNKLHEDALAAVKEATNAQSLDDLRVRYLGKKGEITAQLKSLGKLTAEQRPAAGALINEVKDAVSDAINARKASIEANALAEQLAAEKLDVTAPGRRQQKGGLHPVTMTLRRMEAFFTNIGYTIATGPEVEDDYHNFEALNIPSHHPARAMHDTFYFDVNTLLRTHTSPVQVRTMENGQPPFRIVCPGRVYRCDSDLTHSPMFHQMEGLMIDKQVSFADLKGTIEEFLRVFFEKELKVRFRPSYFPFTEPSAEVDIACVMCNGEGCRVCSHTGWLEVLGCGMVHPDVLRASGVDPDQYQGFAFGMGVERMAMLRYGVNDLRLFFDNDLQFLRQFN; via the coding sequence ATGGATACCCTGAATAAGTTGCACGAAGACGCCTTAGCGGCGGTTAAAGAGGCGACCAATGCCCAGTCCCTAGATGACCTGCGGGTTCGCTATCTGGGCAAAAAAGGTGAAATTACCGCCCAGCTGAAATCGCTGGGTAAGTTAACCGCGGAGCAACGGCCCGCCGCCGGCGCCCTGATCAATGAGGTCAAGGACGCGGTATCGGACGCCATCAATGCGCGTAAAGCCAGTATCGAAGCAAACGCCTTGGCCGAGCAACTGGCGGCAGAAAAGCTCGATGTTACCGCGCCCGGTCGACGCCAGCAGAAGGGCGGCTTACACCCAGTAACCATGACGCTGCGGCGCATGGAGGCCTTCTTCACCAATATCGGTTACACCATCGCCACCGGTCCGGAAGTGGAAGACGACTACCACAACTTCGAAGCGCTCAATATCCCGTCGCACCATCCGGCGCGGGCGATGCACGATACCTTCTACTTCGACGTCAACACCCTGTTGCGCACCCATACCTCACCGGTCCAGGTGCGTACCATGGAAAACGGCCAGCCGCCGTTCCGCATTGTCTGCCCGGGCCGGGTTTATCGCTGCGATTCCGACCTGACGCACAGCCCTATGTTCCACCAGATGGAAGGCCTGATGATCGACAAGCAGGTCAGCTTTGCCGACCTGAAGGGCACCATCGAAGAATTCCTGCGGGTGTTCTTCGAAAAAGAACTTAAGGTCCGCTTTCGGCCCTCCTATTTCCCCTTCACCGAGCCCAGTGCTGAGGTCGATATTGCCTGTGTTATGTGTAATGGCGAAGGCTGTCGAGTCTGTAGCCACACCGGTTGGCTCGAAGTGCTCGGCTGCGGCATGGTGCATCCCGATGTGTTACGTGCATCGGGTGTCGATCCTGACCAGTATCAGGGTTTTGCCTTCGGCATGGGTGTGGAACGGATGGCGATGTTGCGTTACGGCGTGAATGACTTACGCCTGTTCTTCGATAACGACCTGCAATTCCTGCGTCAATTCAACTGA